Proteins encoded together in one Flavobacteriales bacterium window:
- a CDS encoding TonB-dependent receptor yields the protein MGAVRLFLFTIAALPSVLSAQVRVQCRAENGAAVPFATVTWWPHGEAITAQTDDRGALTLPADPGRPLVLTVRMMGFSVLEDTLLGAGPHVLRLSPTSINMPELVVTGQYGANMAENAVHRVRVIDRGRLDRMAANSLGDALRNELTVRLGQDNILGTAVSMQGLGGENVKVLVDGVPVIGRQDGNLDLAQLDLTGIERVEVVEGPLSVNYGTNALAGTINLITRKRSNDRASAKATAYAEHIGRLNLTGTATSRLGRHDLVLTGGRNAFAGWDPATGGWYDPTPTLADSTRHQQWKPREQLFARLNHRWRGDRWDLGYKGEVFQDRITNRGRPRAPYHETAFDEQFLTHRLDNAVFVEGRLGQGRRFNALLAHQRYRRIRNTWFRDLTDLSEQLVTTSGTQDTSRFTLTNLRATWASAPDSAWLSWEVGTDLNHETGSGDRMAGDGETISDLAAFASMELRPWSRLTLRPGLRYAFNTRFEAPLIPSLNLRWAATPALTVRAAYARGFRAPSLKELHLYFVDVNHDIVGNPELRPERAHHGSAGLTYRAQQERGTWTAELSAFHNYVEDLISLAQVSGARYTYVNIGSLRTYGGTLGAGWDNGRWAFTTGGSITGRADAVSPAALWSPEARASATWDHRRIGLSASLFYKYQGELANYIADAEGSVTRGTISAYHLADATLTKSFLDRRLGLTVGCKDLFDVRNLAATMAEGAHSAGSNAVPMTTGRTWFLRLDVELRKRS from the coding sequence ATGGGTGCCGTCCGGCTCTTCCTCTTCACGATCGCCGCCCTTCCGTCCGTGCTCTCCGCCCAGGTGCGCGTGCAGTGCAGGGCGGAGAACGGTGCGGCGGTGCCCTTCGCGACCGTGACGTGGTGGCCACACGGTGAGGCCATCACGGCGCAGACCGATGACCGCGGCGCCTTGACCCTGCCGGCGGACCCGGGCCGACCCCTGGTCCTTACCGTCAGGATGATGGGATTCTCGGTCCTTGAGGACACCCTGCTCGGTGCAGGCCCCCACGTGCTGCGCCTCAGCCCGACCTCGATCAACATGCCCGAACTGGTGGTCACCGGGCAGTATGGGGCCAACATGGCGGAGAACGCCGTGCATCGAGTGCGCGTGATCGACCGCGGCAGGCTCGATCGTATGGCCGCCAACAGCCTCGGTGATGCCCTGCGCAATGAGCTCACCGTGAGGCTCGGTCAGGACAACATCCTCGGCACCGCGGTGAGCATGCAGGGTCTGGGGGGCGAGAACGTGAAGGTGCTGGTGGACGGGGTGCCCGTGATCGGTCGACAGGATGGCAACCTCGACCTCGCGCAGCTCGACCTCACGGGCATCGAACGCGTGGAAGTGGTCGAGGGCCCGCTCAGCGTGAACTACGGCACCAACGCTCTGGCGGGCACCATCAACCTCATCACCCGTAAACGCTCCAACGACCGCGCCAGCGCCAAGGCCACGGCCTACGCCGAGCACATCGGACGCCTCAACCTCACGGGTACCGCCACCTCGCGCCTCGGTCGCCACGACCTGGTGCTCACCGGCGGCCGCAATGCCTTCGCCGGCTGGGACCCGGCCACCGGCGGCTGGTACGACCCCACACCCACCCTGGCCGACAGCACGCGCCATCAGCAGTGGAAGCCGCGTGAGCAGCTCTTCGCGCGCCTCAATCACCGCTGGCGTGGCGACCGCTGGGACCTGGGCTACAAGGGCGAGGTGTTCCAGGACCGCATCACCAACAGGGGAAGGCCGCGCGCACCTTATCACGAGACCGCCTTCGACGAGCAATTCCTCACGCACCGACTGGACAATGCGGTCTTCGTGGAGGGGCGTCTCGGCCAGGGCCGCCGCTTCAATGCCCTGCTCGCCCACCAGCGCTACCGCCGCATCCGCAACACGTGGTTCCGCGACCTCACCGACCTCAGCGAGCAGCTGGTGACCACGTCCGGCACCCAGGACACCTCACGCTTCACCCTCACCAACCTGCGCGCCACCTGGGCATCGGCACCCGATAGCGCTTGGCTGTCCTGGGAAGTGGGCACCGACCTCAACCACGAGACCGGCAGTGGGGACCGCATGGCCGGCGACGGTGAGACCATCAGCGACCTGGCGGCCTTCGCCAGCATGGAGCTGCGTCCGTGGAGCAGGCTGACGCTGCGGCCGGGTCTGCGCTATGCCTTCAACACGCGCTTTGAGGCCCCGCTGATCCCGTCATTGAACCTTCGTTGGGCGGCGACGCCCGCGCTCACCGTGCGTGCTGCCTATGCACGTGGCTTCCGTGCCCCGTCCCTGAAGGAACTGCACCTCTACTTCGTGGACGTGAACCATGACATCGTGGGCAACCCCGAGCTGCGACCGGAACGCGCGCACCACGGCAGCGCCGGCCTCACCTACCGGGCGCAACAGGAGCGCGGCACCTGGACGGCCGAGCTCTCGGCCTTCCACAACTATGTGGAGGACCTCATCAGCCTGGCCCAGGTGAGCGGCGCACGGTACACCTATGTGAACATCGGGTCGCTGCGCACCTATGGGGGCACCCTGGGCGCAGGTTGGGACAATGGACGATGGGCGTTCACCACCGGCGGGTCCATCACGGGTCGCGCGGACGCGGTGTCACCGGCCGCCCTATGGAGCCCCGAGGCGCGTGCCTCGGCCACATGGGATCATCGCCGGATCGGGCTCAGCGCCTCGCTCTTCTACAAGTACCAGGGTGAGCTGGCCAACTACATCGCCGATGCCGAGGGCAGTGTGACCCGCGGCACCATCAGCGCTTACCACTTGGCGGATGCCACCCTCACCAAGTCCTTCCTTGATCGCCGCCTCGGTCTTACGGTGGGTTGCAAGGACCTGTTCGATGTGCGCAACCTGGCGGCCACCATGGCGGAGGGCGCGCATTCCGCCGGGTCCAATGCCGTGCCGATGACCACCGGGCGCACCTGGTTCCTGCGCCTCGATGTTGAACTGCGCAAGCGATCCTGA
- a CDS encoding HmuY family protein gives MRATALLPLSFLLLTGCLKEELPIPARPRGEAQQVQLCMGSGYQDQLWVDVSTRSVVRSNPKTAWDLAFESGPDTWRVWLNGSRLMTAWSVGAGDMAAPADTAGMSLGRRIDAPSGHPDSTAIGDWRGAQDIHLIDLGYNAFGAHLGVRKLQLLQVTTTAYVFRTAALDGSGVQEHTLAKSGASASTMFSFATGPVDVEPTTGSWDMVFTQYTHQFHEPFIPYIVTGILTPPGVRVARITGADMAAVSLADTMQHPFSTARDAIGFDWKTYSFDNGVYTVDPTIVYIIHDAQGLFHKLHFLDFYDDMGTVGCPTWEVREL, from the coding sequence ATGCGTGCCACCGCCCTGCTCCCGCTCTCCTTCCTGCTGCTCACCGGCTGCCTGAAGGAGGAGTTGCCCATACCCGCGCGCCCGCGCGGTGAGGCCCAGCAGGTGCAGCTCTGCATGGGGAGCGGCTACCAGGACCAGCTGTGGGTGGACGTGTCCACGCGCAGCGTGGTGCGCAGCAATCCGAAGACCGCCTGGGACCTGGCCTTCGAGAGCGGACCGGACACCTGGCGGGTGTGGCTGAACGGAAGCCGCCTGATGACCGCCTGGTCCGTCGGTGCGGGCGACATGGCCGCACCGGCCGACACCGCGGGCATGTCGCTGGGCCGCCGCATCGACGCGCCCAGCGGGCATCCGGACAGCACGGCGATCGGTGACTGGCGCGGGGCGCAGGACATCCACCTCATCGATCTCGGGTACAACGCCTTCGGCGCCCACCTGGGCGTCCGCAAACTGCAGCTCCTGCAGGTCACCACCACGGCCTACGTGTTCCGCACGGCCGCGCTGGATGGCTCCGGGGTTCAGGAGCACACCCTGGCCAAGTCCGGTGCCTCCGCCTCCACCATGTTCAGCTTTGCCACGGGGCCCGTGGATGTCGAGCCGACCACGGGCAGCTGGGACATGGTCTTCACGCAGTACACGCACCAGTTCCACGAGCCCTTCATCCCCTACATCGTCACGGGGATCCTCACGCCGCCCGGGGTCCGTGTAGCGCGCATCACCGGTGCCGACATGGCCGCAGTGAGCCTGGCGGACACGATGCAGCATCCCTTCAGCACCGCCCGCGATGCCATCGGGTTCGATTGGAAGACCTACTCGTTCGACAATGGTGTCTACACGGTGGACCCCACCATCGTGTACATCATCCACGACGCGCAGGGCCTGTTCCACAAGCTGCACTTCCTGGATTTCTATGACGACATGGGCACGGTGGGCTGCCCCACCTGGGAGGTGCGGGAGCTCTAG
- a CDS encoding T9SS type A sorting domain-containing protein gives MTLTATPNGDANVPAGYQTVYVLTQGAGLTIVNAGANPSFDVTDDGSYTIHTLVYDPATLDLSIVQLGVTTGFDVNGLLVQGGGSICASLDVPGAAFSVASPNAGTLSGGASICGDGNAVTLTATPNGDANVPAGYQTVYVLTQGAGLTIVNAGANPSFDVTDDGSYTIHTLVYDPATLDLSIVQLGVTTGFDVNGLLVQGGGSICASLDVPGAAFSVASPNAGTLTAVADEVCFEEGTVTIAAAPNGDLVVPAGYQVLYVLTQGASLVIQNLSPTPDFAVSAIGTYTIHTLVYDPATLDLSIVQLGVTTGFDVNGLLVQGGGSICASLDVTGAVITTVECPLECLADAGTLSGGASICGDGNAVTLTATLNGDANVPAGYQTVYVLTQGAGLTIVNAGPNPSFDVDADGTYTIHTLVYDPATLDLSIVQLGVTTGFDVNSLLIQGGGSICASLDVPGAAFTVASPNAGTLTAVATDVCLENGVATVAATSNGDANVPAGYQTVYVLTQGAGLTIVNAGPDPSFDVDADGTYTIHTLVYDPGTLDLSIVQLGVTTGFDVNGLLVQGGGSICASLDVPGAPFNVSTCTDECLADAGTIAPQDFVVCRVGGNATLVGLPGGNAVVPAGYQTVYVLTRGFGLTIQQVSATPVFTVQQLGFYRIHTLVYDPATLDLSIVQFGVTTGFDVNSLLIQGGGSICASLDVTGAPYLVVGPFLCAILNGVFGVDQDGTRSLVLSDGRVLDEQMLKAIEQDMPLAELNLWPNPARDVLNIELTTYSEARIEMSVINILGQEAIPALAVNAGEGETRTTVDVAGLVPGQYILRLTIGDGVITQRFTKVD, from the coding sequence GTGACGCTGACGGCCACGCCGAACGGTGACGCCAACGTGCCTGCCGGTTACCAGACGGTGTACGTGCTCACGCAGGGTGCCGGTCTGACGATCGTGAACGCGGGTGCGAACCCGAGCTTCGATGTGACCGACGACGGCAGCTACACGATCCACACGCTGGTGTACGACCCTGCGACGCTCGACCTGAGCATCGTTCAGCTGGGCGTGACGACCGGTTTTGATGTGAACGGCCTGCTGGTGCAGGGCGGTGGCAGCATCTGCGCCAGCCTGGACGTGCCGGGTGCGGCCTTCAGCGTGGCCAGCCCGAACGCGGGCACCCTGAGCGGTGGCGCTTCGATCTGCGGCGACGGCAACGCGGTGACGCTGACGGCCACGCCGAACGGTGACGCCAACGTGCCCGCTGGTTACCAGACGGTGTACGTGTTGACGCAAGGTGCCGGTCTGACGATCGTGAACGCCGGTGCGAACCCGAGCTTCGATGTGACCGACGACGGCAGCTACACGATCCACACGCTGGTGTACGACCCTGCGACGCTCGACCTGAGCATCGTTCAGCTGGGCGTGACGACCGGTTTTGATGTGAACGGCCTGCTGGTGCAGGGCGGTGGCAGCATCTGCGCCAGCCTGGACGTGCCGGGTGCGGCCTTCAGCGTGGCCAGCCCGAACGCCGGCACCCTGACCGCAGTGGCCGATGAGGTTTGCTTCGAAGAGGGCACGGTGACCATCGCCGCTGCACCCAATGGTGATCTGGTCGTGCCTGCTGGTTATCAGGTCCTGTATGTCCTCACCCAGGGCGCAAGTCTGGTGATCCAGAACTTGAGCCCGACGCCTGACTTCGCCGTGAGCGCGATCGGTACCTACACGATCCACACGCTGGTGTACGACCCCGCGACGCTCGACCTGAGCATCGTGCAACTGGGTGTGACCACCGGCTTCGATGTGAACGGTCTGCTCGTGCAGGGCGGCGGCAGCATCTGCGCCAGCCTCGATGTGACCGGCGCTGTGATCACCACCGTCGAGTGCCCATTGGAGTGCCTTGCTGATGCGGGTACCTTGAGCGGCGGCGCGTCGATCTGCGGCGACGGCAATGCGGTGACCCTGACGGCCACGCTGAACGGCGACGCCAACGTGCCCGCCGGTTACCAGACGGTATACGTGCTCACGCAGGGCGCCGGTCTGACCATCGTGAACGCGGGTCCGAACCCGAGCTTCGACGTGGACGCTGACGGCACCTACACGATCCACACGCTGGTGTACGACCCCGCAACGCTCGATCTCTCGATCGTGCAGCTGGGCGTGACCACCGGGTTCGATGTGAACAGCCTGCTGATCCAGGGCGGTGGCAGCATCTGCGCCAGCCTGGACGTGCCGGGTGCGGCCTTCACCGTGGCCAGCCCGAACGCTGGCACCCTGACCGCCGTGGCCACGGATGTATGCTTGGAGAATGGTGTGGCCACGGTGGCCGCCACCTCCAATGGCGATGCCAACGTGCCGGCCGGCTACCAGACGGTGTATGTGCTGACGCAGGGCGCCGGTCTGACCATCGTGAACGCGGGTCCGGACCCGAGCTTCGACGTGGACGCTGACGGCACCTACACGATCCACACGCTGGTGTACGACCCCGGGACGCTCGATCTGTCGATCGTGCAGCTGGGCGTGACCACGGGCTTCGACGTGAACGGTCTCCTGGTGCAGGGCGGCGGCAGCATCTGCGCCAGCCTGGATGTGCCGGGTGCGCCGTTCAACGTGAGCACCTGCACGGATGAGTGCCTGGCCGATGCCGGTACCATTGCTCCGCAGGACTTCGTGGTGTGCCGCGTCGGTGGCAATGCCACGCTGGTTGGCCTGCCCGGTGGCAACGCCGTGGTACCGGCCGGCTACCAAACGGTGTACGTGCTGACGCGCGGCTTCGGCCTCACGATCCAGCAGGTGAGCGCCACCCCGGTGTTCACCGTGCAGCAGCTCGGCTTCTACCGCATCCATACGCTGGTGTACGACCCGGCCACGCTGGACCTCTCCATCGTGCAGTTCGGCGTCACCACCGGCTTTGATGTGAACAGCCTGCTCATCCAGGGCGGTGGCAGCATCTGCGCCAGCCTTGACGTGACGGGTGCCCCGTATCTGGTGGTGGGTCCCTTCCTCTGCGCCATCCTCAATGGGGTGTTCGGCGTGGACCAGGACGGCACCCGGTCGCTGGTGCTGAGCGATGGCCGCGTGCTTGACGAGCAAATGCTGAAGGCCATCGAGCAGGACATGCCGCTGGCTGAACTGAACCTGTGGCCGAACCCGGCCCGCGATGTGCTCAACATCGAGCTGACCACCTACTCGGAGGCCCGCATCGAGATGAGCGTGATCAACATCCTGGGCCAGGAGGCCATTCCTGCGCTGGCGGTGAACGCCGGCGAGGGTGAGACCCGGACCACGGTCGATGTGGCCGGTCTCGTGCCCGGCCAGTACATCCTGCGCCTAACGATCGGCGATGGGGTCATTACGCAGCGGTTCACGAAAGTGGACTGA
- a CDS encoding T9SS type A sorting domain-containing protein, with protein MRSTLLLTTVLLFTGLHAQTPVTVSIAPGYADQVWYSLQNGVVGTAPVNNWDLAFEIQGFTASVLVNTQKAGVEVVKSPFSIAEWSSVDTTGLSTWPRAHNADTSWSFGALNQGPFADEFDLGWGNYNMITHVVAGDTIFLVHLGSGAWRKLRIDGLATGTYTFTHANIDGSNELTGQINKAAYSTKNFAYWDLEANALVDREPANDAWDLTFVKYVSFIPQPYGVTGVLQNKGIEAARVAGVPPADADWTTAAYSGHINTIGFDWKRFDMQTFQWVIEDSLSYFVKDQLGGVWHLVFTGFGGSTSGTMDFTQEFVSATGLAENDLAPELRTWPNPSLDGRVTIDAGDARVLGLDVLDAAGRVVRSRDAVNLTPFTLDLHGLGAGMYTLRLTTDRGPAVARVLLR; from the coding sequence ATGCGTTCAACACTGCTCCTCACCACCGTCCTCCTCTTCACCGGCCTGCATGCCCAGACCCCCGTCACCGTGAGCATCGCCCCGGGCTATGCCGATCAGGTGTGGTACAGCCTGCAGAACGGCGTGGTGGGCACCGCCCCGGTGAACAACTGGGACCTGGCCTTCGAGATCCAGGGATTCACGGCCAGCGTGCTGGTGAACACCCAGAAGGCCGGCGTGGAAGTGGTGAAGAGCCCCTTCAGCATCGCCGAATGGAGCAGCGTGGATACCACCGGCCTTTCCACATGGCCGCGCGCCCACAATGCCGACACGAGCTGGAGCTTCGGCGCGCTCAACCAGGGCCCCTTCGCCGATGAGTTCGATCTGGGCTGGGGCAACTACAACATGATCACCCATGTGGTGGCCGGAGACACCATCTTCCTGGTCCATCTCGGCTCGGGCGCTTGGCGCAAGCTCCGCATCGACGGGCTGGCCACGGGCACCTACACCTTCACCCACGCCAACATCGACGGCAGCAATGAGCTCACCGGCCAGATCAACAAGGCCGCCTATAGCACGAAGAACTTCGCCTATTGGGACCTGGAGGCGAACGCCCTGGTGGACCGCGAACCGGCCAACGATGCCTGGGACCTCACGTTCGTGAAGTACGTCTCCTTCATCCCGCAGCCCTATGGGGTCACCGGTGTCCTGCAGAACAAGGGCATCGAGGCCGCGCGGGTGGCCGGTGTGCCTCCTGCCGACGCCGACTGGACCACCGCTGCCTACAGCGGGCACATCAACACCATCGGCTTCGACTGGAAGCGCTTCGACATGCAGACCTTCCAGTGGGTGATCGAGGATTCGCTCAGCTATTTCGTCAAGGACCAGCTGGGCGGGGTGTGGCATCTGGTCTTCACCGGTTTCGGTGGAAGCACCTCCGGTACGATGGACTTCACCCAGGAGTTCGTGAGCGCCACCGGCCTGGCGGAGAACGACCTTGCCCCGGAGCTGCGCACCTGGCCCAACCCCTCGCTCGATGGCCGTGTGACCATCGATGCGGGTGACGCCCGGGTGCTCGGTCTGGATGTGTTGGACGCTGCCGGCCGGGTCGTGCGTTCCCGTGATGCAGTGAACCTGACGCCCTTCACCCTCGATCTCCATGGCCTTGGAGCGGGGATGTACACCCTGCGCCTGACCACCGACCGCGGTCCGGCCGTGGCCCGGGTGCTGCTGCGCTGA